The region AGTGGCACCTGGAATATGATAAGGCTTGTGTTGCAGCAATTTGATATTAAAAATGCGACACTAATAGATTCGAAAAGTGGAAGTGTCAAAAGTTTTTATGTTGTACATCGACTTATCAACGATATTTTGAACGAAATTGAAATATCTGAAGATATCTTCAGAAAATACATAGAAGAATCACTGCTGTTATTTACCGTTACCAGCCTGGATTACCTCGAAAAAGGAGGCAGGATTGGTAAAGCTAAGGCATTGCTGGGAAAATTACTCAGAATAAAACCGATTCTCTCAACAGATACCGATGGTCAAGTTCATAGCACAGGTTCAGCTCGCTCAATGAAGCACGTTATAGAAATCATAGCAGAGCAAGCCAAAAAATTCGCAGATTTCGAAAAATACGTTGTAGTTGGTGGCTATGGATTGAAGCAGATGAAAGAACATTTAGATCGGTTGCTTTCATTTTTTCCTGCTGGGAGCCTGGTTGGGATATCAAGGATAGGCCCGGCCGTGAGTGCCCATGTAGGG is a window of Pseudothermotoga elfii DSM 9442 = NBRC 107921 DNA encoding:
- a CDS encoding DegV family protein — translated: MKAVVFDSSIDVPVGYEFKVPVFMLPLNVYVDGKEYRDKVNITEEEFYSQAILGKEVRTSLPNFSETVELLTKLSKEYDHIYIVTISSKLSGTWNMIRLVLQQFDIKNATLIDSKSGSVKSFYVVHRLINDILNEIEISEDIFRKYIEESLLLFTVTSLDYLEKGGRIGKAKALLGKLLRIKPILSTDTDGQVHSTGSARSMKHVIEIIAEQAKKFADFEKYVVVGGYGLKQMKEHLDRLLSFFPAGSLVGISRIGPAVSAHVGPEVFGLVIGKA